A genomic segment from Kyrpidia tusciae DSM 2912 encodes:
- a CDS encoding type II toxin-antitoxin system HicB family antitoxin yields MPYPLHYIYPLVVEKAEDGGIGMYFPDFPGTAILASDITDGIRRAKEMLVDIILNVEEEGKDIPTPSDPDEIELQNSKDRIVFVEIFMPPYRNEDANKTVTKNCTLPKWLRDAGEAAGLNFSQLLQYASKQQLGITDKHSS; encoded by the coding sequence GTGCCTTATCCACTTCATTATATCTACCCTCTTGTTGTTGAAAAAGCTGAAGATGGCGGCATCGGCATGTATTTCCCCGATTTTCCCGGTACAGCCATCCTTGCCTCTGATATCACTGACGGCATCAGACGAGCTAAAGAAATGCTCGTGGACATCATTTTGAACGTGGAAGAAGAAGGAAAAGACATCCCCACGCCGTCGGACCCGGACGAGATCGAATTGCAGAACAGCAAAGATCGCATTGTTTTTGTCGAGATCTTCATGCCTCCATACCGGAACGAGGACGCAAACAAAACGGTCACAAAAAACTGCACGCTGCCAAAATGGCTGCGTGATGCCGGGGAGGCGGCGGGTTTGAACTTTTCTCAACTCTTACAGTATGCCAGCAAACAGCAACTGGGCATCACCGATAAGCACTCCTCGTGA
- a CDS encoding alpha/beta fold hydrolase, with amino-acid sequence MYEIKRISTLKWTTKVLVAGDRKSPAVILLHGGGPGANAEANWSNTMKDLSEHFYVIAPDLLGFGETSLPEPLPAGGLAWIGLRVEQTLALMEALDIKDANLVGNSMGGALALHLLLDAPGRFRKAVLMGSAGGQFGVTPELMRMLSFYQDPRHPRYREIIRSFVYDPTDTSLFPNFEGMVEQRYREAIREDLKRSYETMFNPPLPPLSPSALASIPHEVLLVHGRQDRVVPLEGSLYLLKNLCKAELVIYDRCGHWAQIERWDAMRAEISRFLLS; translated from the coding sequence ATGTACGAGATCAAACGGATTTCGACTTTAAAGTGGACGACGAAAGTACTTGTAGCTGGCGATCGTAAATCTCCTGCCGTGATCCTTCTTCATGGCGGGGGGCCGGGCGCCAACGCAGAAGCAAACTGGAGCAATACCATGAAAGATCTAAGTGAACATTTTTATGTGATCGCCCCCGATCTCTTGGGTTTTGGAGAGACTTCGCTTCCTGAGCCTTTGCCGGCGGGTGGACTGGCGTGGATTGGTCTCCGGGTGGAACAAACGTTGGCATTGATGGAGGCGCTGGACATAAAAGATGCAAATCTGGTCGGGAATTCCATGGGAGGGGCTCTGGCTCTCCACCTGCTCCTCGATGCTCCAGGGCGTTTTCGCAAGGCCGTATTAATGGGATCGGCCGGTGGACAATTTGGCGTGACTCCCGAATTGATGAGAATGCTCAGCTTTTATCAAGACCCAAGACATCCGAGGTACCGGGAGATCATCAGGAGTTTTGTTTACGATCCAACCGATACATCGTTGTTCCCCAATTTTGAAGGAATGGTTGAGCAACGCTACCGTGAGGCGATCAGGGAGGATCTCAAACGCAGCTATGAAACGATGTTTAATCCTCCTTTGCCGCCTCTCTCACCATCAGCATTAGCTTCTATTCCACATGAGGTGCTGCTTGTTCATGGCAGGCAGGACAGGGTTGTTCCGCTGGAAGGAAGCCTTTACCTACTAAAGAATTTGTGCAAGGCAGAGTTAGTGATCTATGACCGTTGTGGCCACTGGGCACAAATTGAACGATGGGATGCCATGCGGGCTGAGATTAGCAGATTCTTGCTTTCGTGA
- a CDS encoding dihydrodiol dehydrogenase yields the protein MRAVNDAVESRREEVYEAGDPIEIGNEFALVRIRKINTKHGLRLEITSPKLGYQIRLDPLELECLTWQTHDTFAKLLQHPYGPGKRPF from the coding sequence ATGCGCGCGGTCAATGACGCTGTGGAGTCGAGGAGGGAGGAGGTCTACGAAGCCGGAGACCCCATCGAAATTGGCAATGAATTTGCGTTGGTGAGGATCCGTAAGATTAATACGAAACATGGTCTTCGGTTGGAGATCACCTCTCCGAAATTAGGTTACCAAATTCGCCTTGATCCATTGGAACTGGAATGCTTGACGTGGCAAACACACGACACATTTGCCAAACTTCTTCAACATCCTTACGGTCCGGGAAAACGTCCGTTTTAA
- a CDS encoding beta-class carbonic anhydrase, which yields MSEVKKLFEANRTYASQFSQGQLPIPPARKVAVLTCMDARIDPLRALGADLGDIHVIRNAGGRVTEDAIRSLVISEQLLGTQEILVLHHTDCGMLTFRNEDLYDKISRRLGPDSAKAASNIDFLPFTDLEQSVRDDVETLRNSPLIPSDVLVYGAVYDVHTGEVIPVS from the coding sequence ATGTCTGAGGTGAAGAAGCTATTTGAAGCAAACCGCACATACGCATCACAATTCTCCCAAGGCCAGCTTCCCATTCCGCCGGCCAGAAAAGTTGCGGTGCTCACGTGCATGGATGCCAGAATTGACCCCCTGCGGGCTCTCGGTGCGGACCTCGGGGATATTCATGTGATTCGGAATGCAGGGGGACGCGTGACGGAGGATGCCATCCGATCGCTTGTCATTTCCGAACAGTTGCTGGGTACACAAGAAATCCTGGTGCTTCATCATACGGATTGCGGGATGCTGACATTTAGGAATGAGGACCTTTACGATAAAATCTCCCGGCGTCTGGGTCCGGATTCGGCCAAAGCGGCTTCAAATATAGACTTTTTGCCGTTTACCGATTTGGAACAAAGCGTCCGAGACGACGTCGAGACACTCCGCAATTCCCCTCTTATTCCGAGCGATGTTCTGGTCTATGGAGCTGTCTACGATGTGCACACTGGCGAAGTTATTCCTGTTTCGTAA
- the hcaB gene encoding 3-(cis-5,6-dihydroxycyclohexa-1,3-dien-1-yl)propanoate dehydrogenase, translated as MKIFEGKVALVTGGGSGIGRAVVETFVKEGAKVGVLERDEKKLEALNQLAGDIVAVQGDATTCLDNKRAVEQTVARFRRLDVLVTCVGVWDFNVALQDFPEEKIDDAFNEIFNVNVKSFIHSTKAALNELIKNEGSIVYTLSNSAFYPAGGGPLYVSSKFAVRGLVAEMAYELAPKVRVNGVAPGGTLTNLGGLRSLNQDMNLSNIPGIKELMQGGNPLQKVFIPEDHAWTYVYLSAKELSPGVTGVVINSDGGLGTRGIGKVAGLL; from the coding sequence GTGAAGATATTTGAAGGCAAGGTTGCTCTGGTCACGGGTGGTGGATCGGGTATTGGCCGCGCTGTCGTTGAGACTTTTGTAAAGGAAGGCGCGAAAGTTGGGGTTCTCGAACGAGATGAGAAAAAACTTGAGGCCTTGAATCAACTGGCCGGTGACATTGTTGCCGTTCAGGGAGACGCGACCACCTGCCTGGACAACAAACGTGCAGTGGAACAGACCGTCGCGCGCTTTAGGCGTTTGGATGTGCTAGTTACGTGTGTTGGCGTTTGGGATTTCAATGTAGCATTACAGGATTTTCCAGAAGAGAAGATTGACGATGCTTTTAACGAAATATTTAACGTTAATGTGAAATCTTTTATTCACAGCACCAAAGCGGCGTTAAACGAGCTTATCAAAAACGAGGGGAGCATTGTTTATACGTTGTCGAACTCCGCCTTTTATCCAGCTGGCGGGGGACCGCTCTATGTTTCTTCGAAATTCGCGGTGCGTGGTTTGGTTGCCGAGATGGCATATGAATTGGCACCGAAGGTGCGTGTGAACGGTGTCGCCCCCGGTGGTACACTCACAAATTTAGGAGGATTACGTTCCTTGAACCAAGACATGAATCTGAGCAACATACCAGGCATAAAGGAACTTATGCAAGGAGGGAACCCGCTACAAAAAGTGTTTATTCCAGAGGATCATGCTTGGACTTACGTATATTTGTCAGCGAAAGAATTGTCTCCTGGTGTAACTGGCGTTGTCATCAATTCCGATGGCGGGCTTGGGACGCGTGGAATTGGAAAGGTAGCTGGTTTGCTGTGA
- a CDS encoding aromatic-ring-hydroxylating dioxygenase subunit beta yields the protein MTDMNALEKESIQREVEEFLFQEAELLDDGRLREWLDLTTEDVTYTMPLRVTRERAHGPGVVTAMSHFIEDRYTLEKRLERLETEYAWAEDPPSRTRHFVTNIRVAPGDHPGEVRVRSNVLVYRSRGDDPTFDILSAERHDVLRRVSERWRLASRIIYLDHSVVTTRNLAIFF from the coding sequence GTGACCGATATGAACGCTTTGGAAAAAGAAAGCATCCAGCGAGAGGTCGAGGAGTTTCTCTTTCAAGAAGCTGAATTGTTGGATGACGGCCGGCTTCGGGAATGGCTCGATTTGACGACAGAGGACGTCACTTACACGATGCCGTTGCGGGTGACCCGAGAACGAGCACATGGACCGGGTGTGGTGACGGCGATGTCCCACTTTATTGAGGACCGTTATACGCTAGAGAAGCGTCTTGAACGATTAGAGACTGAATATGCCTGGGCCGAAGATCCTCCTTCGCGAACGCGGCACTTTGTCACCAATATACGGGTGGCTCCAGGCGATCATCCCGGGGAAGTTCGTGTCAGGTCCAACGTCCTTGTGTACCGCTCGCGTGGGGATGATCCGACTTTTGACATTTTGAGTGCAGAACGACACGATGTTCTAAGGAGAGTGAGTGAAAGGTGGCGGTTAGCCTCTCGGATCATCTACTTGGATCATTCGGTCGTCACGACTCGTAACCTCGCTATCTTTTTCTAG
- a CDS encoding amino acid ABC transporter ATP-binding protein encodes MIQVRDLHKSFGQTPVLNGVSFDVHQREKVVIIGPSGSGKSTLLRCINFLEVPDSGTVTIEGTTLSHHFTQRQVAIIRAEVGMVFQRFHLFPHKTALHNVMAPLMTVQKKPKIEAQQIAEHYLAKVGLADRLHHYPSQLSGGQQQRVAIALALAIQPKAMLFDEPTSALDPELVGEVLNVIRDLADEGMTMMIVTHEMKFAQEVADRVIFMDGGMIVEEGPPEQIFSRPAHQRTKSFLSRVH; translated from the coding sequence ATGATCCAGGTTCGGGATCTGCACAAATCTTTCGGACAAACCCCCGTCCTTAACGGAGTCAGTTTCGACGTGCACCAACGCGAGAAAGTGGTCATCATCGGACCGTCCGGATCAGGCAAATCCACGTTGCTCCGTTGCATCAATTTTTTGGAAGTTCCTGATTCCGGAACGGTCACCATTGAAGGGACGACCTTGAGCCACCATTTCACCCAACGCCAAGTGGCCATCATTCGGGCTGAAGTCGGAATGGTTTTCCAGCGATTTCATCTTTTCCCCCACAAAACGGCGCTGCACAATGTGATGGCTCCGCTGATGACGGTGCAGAAAAAACCAAAAATAGAAGCCCAACAGATCGCCGAACATTATCTCGCGAAGGTCGGACTCGCAGACCGGCTTCATCATTATCCGAGTCAACTTTCGGGCGGGCAACAACAACGGGTCGCCATCGCCCTGGCGTTGGCCATACAGCCCAAGGCCATGCTGTTCGATGAGCCCACGTCGGCGCTCGACCCGGAACTGGTGGGAGAAGTCCTGAATGTGATCCGGGATCTCGCCGATGAAGGCATGACGATGATGATCGTGACCCACGAGATGAAATTCGCCCAGGAAGTGGCCGACCGGGTGATTTTTATGGACGGCGGAATGATCGTGGAAGAAGGGCCGCCAGAGCAGATTTTCTCGCGTCCTGCTCATCAACGGACAAAATCGTTTCTCTCCCGGGTGCACTGA
- a CDS encoding type II toxin-antitoxin system HicB family antitoxin, producing the protein MKDLEYYLQLRYEVRLRPLEDGEGGGWLAEIPLLPGCMADGETPESAVANLEDAKRAWIETALALGRNIPEPVLDDYSGQLRVRMPKSLHRVLVERAREEHVSLNQLIIYYLAKGADFSYLPGDKPRRMRGL; encoded by the coding sequence ATGAAAGATCTTGAATATTACCTTCAACTTCGGTACGAGGTCCGCCTCCGTCCCTTGGAAGATGGGGAGGGAGGCGGATGGTTGGCCGAGATCCCACTTCTCCCCGGTTGTATGGCGGACGGAGAGACTCCTGAGTCGGCCGTCGCAAATCTGGAAGATGCCAAAAGGGCTTGGATTGAAACGGCCTTGGCATTGGGGCGGAATATTCCGGAGCCTGTTTTGGACGATTACTCTGGGCAATTGAGGGTCCGTATGCCCAAATCGCTCCACCGTGTGTTGGTTGAAAGGGCCAGGGAAGAACATGTCAGCTTGAATCAGTTGATCATTTACTATTTGGCCAAGGGAGCGGACTTTTCGTATTTACCGGGTGACAAACCGAGAAGAATGAGAGGGTTATGA
- a CDS encoding VOC family protein produces MANITCLSYVVFGVSDLPKWEDFGVEILGLQVGRREEDQTLAFRMDEYEQRIILEKNSEDDLIAAGWEFNGDAELEEFVRETTALGIQVVEGGKELAQRRRVEKIYTCDDPNGFKHEFVYGPAIAPTRNPFRSKKLIGPGFVTGRLGAGHILVIARDYEQSVDFYHRMLRLRFSDYIREEVQPGVIVDATFFHTVTGRHHSLATAQMPIPKRIHHFMLQVQDMNDVGLAYERCLKSGYRITMGLGHHPNDRMFSFYVQTPSGFEIEYGWGGIVIDDANWEVKSYSQLSSWGHKPVAGTSIVTSE; encoded by the coding sequence ATGGCAAACATCACGTGCCTAAGTTATGTGGTTTTTGGTGTGAGCGACCTACCTAAGTGGGAGGACTTTGGTGTCGAAATTTTGGGCTTGCAGGTGGGTCGGCGCGAAGAAGATCAAACTCTGGCCTTTCGAATGGATGAATATGAACAGCGCATCATCCTGGAGAAAAACTCCGAAGATGACCTTATTGCGGCCGGGTGGGAGTTCAATGGTGACGCAGAATTAGAGGAGTTCGTTCGAGAGACGACCGCTCTTGGTATTCAGGTCGTAGAGGGGGGTAAGGAACTTGCTCAGCGCCGCAGAGTGGAGAAAATCTATACCTGTGACGACCCGAACGGATTCAAGCATGAATTTGTTTACGGCCCCGCGATTGCCCCGACCAGGAACCCCTTCCGATCGAAGAAACTGATTGGACCTGGCTTTGTTACTGGGCGCCTCGGGGCAGGGCATATTCTTGTCATAGCACGGGATTACGAGCAGAGTGTCGACTTCTATCATCGTATGCTACGTTTACGCTTCTCCGACTATATTCGAGAAGAAGTTCAGCCCGGGGTCATCGTAGACGCCACCTTTTTCCACACGGTTACTGGACGTCACCACTCTCTCGCCACGGCGCAGATGCCGATTCCTAAGCGTATCCATCACTTTATGCTGCAGGTTCAGGACATGAACGACGTGGGTTTGGCCTACGAACGTTGTTTGAAATCCGGTTATCGCATCACCATGGGGCTCGGGCATCACCCCAACGATCGGATGTTCTCGTTCTATGTCCAGACGCCGTCAGGATTCGAGATCGAGTACGGGTGGGGCGGAATCGTCATCGACGACGCGAACTGGGAGGTCAAAAGTTATTCACAGTTGAGTAGTTGGGGACACAAACCCGTCGCTGGAACGTCTATTGTGACCAGCGAATGA
- a CDS encoding type II toxin-antitoxin system HicA family toxin — protein MLTQLGKLYKRIVQNPKDVRFEDLDRLLRQYGFQRRQPSSGSSHVTYCHDRLPDILTIPYAKPVKAVYVKRALELIDLLSGGKAEEKSDERS, from the coding sequence ATGTTGACTCAGTTGGGCAAACTTTATAAGCGTATAGTTCAAAATCCCAAGGATGTTCGGTTTGAGGATTTGGATCGTTTGTTGCGTCAATACGGCTTTCAACGAAGACAGCCCAGCAGCGGTTCGAGTCACGTGACATACTGTCACGACAGATTGCCGGATATCCTCACGATACCCTACGCGAAACCGGTTAAAGCAGTGTATGTCAAACGGGCCCTCGAACTGATAGACCTGCTGTCGGGAGGAAAAGCAGAGGAGAAAAGCGATGAAAGATCTTGA
- a CDS encoding copper amine oxidase N-terminal domain-containing protein, whose product MSFAVLFTTPVASAAGYGKANFERHGSQTIMPLQQGSGSGVGQSSGLSALSSGSDDATADVNKTFSSSQTMNSKEQKDNPDNEEQDSNDEGNAGDGEHRDGKHHDGEHHGDFNNRTSSDTLTISVPDSNGTSQPPGIQRAIQIIKANLQKHEGKPGKSSEAQQDVLANLENWAKQQGAKTDEEADREVENTLEQAVASGQADEQVLKTLAAVKKKLQDIQGAAQALEQALKHNPADTTVLPQLREMYNALGKTGTQVFVDGLQPSFDVPPVVQDGRTLVPIRQIADTLGATVNWNQGTVTIRREKQTVTLRIGDPSASVNGQSVTLDVPPELSGGRTLVPLRFVGEAFGMAVDYQAGIVSVHPPSGQNG is encoded by the coding sequence TTGTCCTTTGCTGTGTTGTTCACAACTCCGGTCGCTTCTGCCGCAGGGTACGGAAAGGCAAATTTCGAACGCCATGGTTCGCAAACGATTATGCCGCTCCAACAGGGAAGCGGATCCGGTGTTGGCCAGTCTAGCGGATTGTCAGCGCTCTCTTCGGGGTCCGATGATGCAACTGCGGATGTCAACAAAACCTTCAGCAGTTCCCAAACGATGAACTCTAAAGAACAGAAAGATAATCCCGACAACGAGGAGCAGGACTCCAACGATGAAGGCAACGCGGGAGACGGCGAGCATCGTGATGGAAAACACCATGATGGTGAGCATCATGGCGATTTTAACAACAGAACCTCATCCGATACCCTCACCATCTCGGTTCCAGACTCGAACGGGACATCTCAGCCACCCGGGATCCAGCGGGCCATCCAAATCATTAAGGCCAATCTTCAGAAGCACGAAGGAAAACCAGGCAAATCGTCAGAAGCCCAGCAGGACGTACTCGCCAACCTGGAAAACTGGGCAAAACAGCAGGGGGCGAAGACCGACGAGGAAGCCGACCGCGAGGTGGAGAACACCCTGGAGCAGGCGGTCGCTTCCGGTCAAGCCGATGAACAGGTCCTCAAAACCCTCGCCGCGGTGAAGAAGAAGTTACAGGATATTCAGGGAGCAGCCCAGGCTTTGGAACAGGCGTTGAAGCACAATCCCGCTGATACCACCGTCTTGCCGCAACTTCGAGAGATGTATAACGCCCTTGGCAAGACAGGGACCCAAGTCTTTGTGGACGGTTTGCAACCCAGTTTTGACGTCCCTCCCGTCGTGCAGGACGGGCGCACCCTTGTGCCGATCCGGCAAATCGCTGACACCCTCGGGGCAACGGTGAACTGGAATCAGGGTACGGTGACCATCCGGCGTGAAAAACAGACCGTCACCTTGCGAATCGGCGACCCGTCGGCTTCGGTGAACGGACAGAGCGTCACCCTTGACGTACCGCCGGAGCTGTCCGGGGGGCGGACCTTGGTGCCGTTGCGTTTTGTCGGTGAGGCTTTCGGAATGGCAGTAGATTATCAGGCCGGGATCGTGTCAGTCCACCCGCCTAGCGGACAGAACGGATAA
- a CDS encoding GntR family transcriptional regulator, whose product MNEPKDVSGDTPDSQLLIFEKKTFKNNGPQNYYGRKRDQVYVHLKKLILSRHLKPGQPIDIQHLSRELDVSRTPIQEALSRLEQEGFIQVVPQVGVYVHTPTSQELFEKLLSRAVLEGLLAAWAARRISDEDVALLGDLLTTMEPNRVSAQHYAFVNREFHNIIYLASGLRYIQALVDLHWDLVDYAMSQDILFSPENMKKSYEEHKEIFDHLQNRRADAVRKAVEAHAFRVAALFREIDE is encoded by the coding sequence GTGAATGAACCGAAAGATGTTTCTGGTGACACCCCTGACTCACAGTTATTGATCTTCGAAAAGAAAACGTTTAAAAACAACGGGCCCCAAAATTATTATGGTCGGAAACGAGATCAAGTTTATGTTCATCTCAAAAAACTGATCTTGTCACGTCATTTAAAGCCCGGACAGCCGATTGACATTCAACACTTGTCGCGGGAACTCGATGTCAGTCGCACACCGATTCAAGAAGCGCTCTCACGTTTAGAACAAGAAGGCTTCATTCAAGTTGTCCCTCAAGTCGGGGTGTATGTTCACACTCCGACTTCGCAGGAGCTTTTTGAAAAACTACTTAGTCGTGCAGTTTTAGAAGGCCTTTTGGCGGCGTGGGCTGCAAGGAGAATAAGCGATGAGGACGTTGCTCTTCTTGGTGATCTTTTAACAACGATGGAGCCGAATCGCGTTTCTGCACAACATTATGCTTTTGTGAATCGCGAGTTTCATAACATCATTTACCTTGCTTCCGGTCTCCGTTACATTCAGGCGTTGGTCGACCTGCATTGGGACTTAGTGGATTATGCGATGTCTCAAGACATATTATTCAGCCCTGAAAACATGAAGAAATCCTATGAGGAGCACAAGGAAATATTCGATCATCTCCAAAACAGACGGGCGGATGCGGTCAGAAAAGCAGTAGAAGCTCACGCATTTCGGGTGGCAGCTTTGTTTCGTGAGATAGATGAATAA
- a CDS encoding aldo/keto reductase, translated as MKKNRLGRSDLYVSEIGLGCMSLSRDEQESIRMIHAALDRGVNFLDTADLYQQGRNEEWVCKALTGKRHDVILATKVGNRWEPGKDGWSWDPSKAYIKEAVKGSLRRLRTDYIDLYQLHGGTIDDPIDETIEAFEELKQEGVIRYYGLSSIRPNVIREYVKRSNIVSVMMQYSVLDRRPEETVLSLLQEHGISMIARGPLAQGLLSERTLTAPEPADGYLDYSPVEIVELVRRLAALAGEDRSLSQIALRYPLAYPAVAAVIPGASSTEQLLTNTGAGRVPDLTRDEVELIRSISKANVYTLHR; from the coding sequence GTGAAGAAGAACCGGTTGGGTCGCAGCGATCTCTACGTCAGCGAGATTGGACTGGGTTGTATGTCGTTGAGCCGCGACGAGCAGGAGAGCATTCGCATGATTCACGCCGCCCTTGACCGCGGCGTCAACTTCTTAGATACGGCGGACCTGTACCAACAGGGGAGAAACGAAGAGTGGGTCTGCAAGGCGTTGACAGGCAAACGCCATGACGTCATCCTCGCCACCAAAGTCGGCAACCGCTGGGAGCCCGGCAAGGACGGCTGGTCCTGGGATCCTTCGAAAGCCTATATCAAGGAGGCGGTGAAGGGCAGCCTGCGGCGGCTGCGGACAGACTATATCGATTTGTACCAACTCCACGGCGGGACCATCGACGATCCGATCGACGAGACCATTGAGGCTTTCGAAGAACTCAAACAGGAAGGCGTCATCCGCTACTACGGCCTCTCTTCCATCCGCCCGAACGTCATCCGCGAATACGTCAAGCGGTCGAACATCGTGAGCGTGATGATGCAGTACAGCGTGCTGGACCGGCGGCCGGAGGAGACGGTCTTGTCCCTCCTTCAGGAACACGGCATTTCCATGATCGCTCGTGGTCCTCTCGCCCAGGGGCTTTTGTCCGAGCGCACCTTGACCGCCCCTGAGCCGGCCGACGGCTACCTCGACTATTCACCGGTGGAAATCGTCGAACTGGTCAGGCGCCTGGCTGCGCTGGCCGGCGAGGACCGGAGCCTCTCACAAATCGCGTTGCGCTACCCGTTGGCTTACCCGGCCGTCGCAGCAGTCATCCCGGGAGCAAGCAGCACGGAACAGCTTCTGACCAACACCGGAGCCGGGCGAGTACCGGATTTAACTCGAGACGAAGTCGAGCTGATCCGGTCCATCTCAAAGGCCAATGTATACACCCTGCACCGCTGA
- a CDS encoding aromatic ring-hydroxylating oxygenase subunit alpha has protein sequence MIKEEALTEAKSFLLQANERFTAYAQLLPALFSDHMVYELEKEKIFGRSWVFLAHDSEIPHAGDYVVRYIADDSFIVGRAENGEVHVLYNMCRHRGMELCRSECGNATFFRCPYHGWTYKNTGELIGVPFQREVYGEEGLNKNEWPLVPAPRVASIYGLIFANLDPEAPPLDQWLGDAKFYLDFYFKKSLVGMEVVGGPQRWIFPSNWKLGADNFVGDAYHTAFTHRSTVEVGILGVPDANFHKDAPQVIAGPWGGGYVPNLPYQAMYPESLYQSMRQNLTASHHAIMDRALWQSHSTLFPNLSFLNAPGVPREGRVVPYLTVRVWRPLGPDRMEIWSWLFVEKDAPEEFKKDSYKSYVLTFGTSGTLEQDDAENWSSITKVSKGMLAKRTPLNYSMGLKKFQPLSDWPGPGTAYPIDYTEYAQRHWWKLYFEKMIKE, from the coding sequence GTGATTAAAGAAGAAGCTTTGACGGAGGCAAAGTCTTTTCTTCTTCAAGCTAACGAGCGTTTTACTGCGTATGCGCAGCTCTTGCCTGCCCTCTTTAGCGATCATATGGTTTATGAGCTCGAAAAAGAAAAGATTTTCGGGCGTTCTTGGGTTTTCCTGGCACACGATTCTGAGATTCCTCATGCCGGGGATTATGTGGTCCGCTACATTGCCGATGACTCTTTCATTGTTGGTCGCGCCGAAAACGGAGAGGTCCATGTCCTGTACAATATGTGTCGGCACCGAGGCATGGAGTTATGCCGCTCCGAGTGTGGCAATGCCACCTTTTTTCGTTGCCCCTACCACGGGTGGACCTACAAAAATACGGGTGAATTGATCGGTGTTCCATTTCAAAGAGAAGTCTATGGAGAAGAGGGGTTGAACAAGAACGAATGGCCATTGGTGCCGGCTCCCCGTGTTGCAAGCATTTACGGCCTTATCTTTGCGAATCTTGATCCCGAAGCTCCTCCTCTTGACCAATGGTTAGGCGATGCGAAGTTCTACTTGGATTTCTATTTCAAAAAGTCCTTGGTAGGTATGGAGGTTGTTGGCGGGCCTCAGCGGTGGATTTTTCCTTCCAACTGGAAACTTGGAGCCGACAATTTCGTTGGGGATGCTTATCATACCGCCTTTACCCATCGAAGCACAGTAGAGGTTGGGATCCTTGGCGTGCCAGACGCAAACTTTCACAAGGACGCTCCACAAGTGATCGCCGGCCCATGGGGAGGGGGGTATGTACCCAACCTGCCTTACCAAGCGATGTATCCGGAATCTCTTTATCAGTCGATGCGGCAAAACCTTACGGCATCCCACCATGCGATCATGGATCGAGCGTTATGGCAAAGCCATAGCACGCTGTTTCCCAATTTGAGCTTTCTAAATGCTCCCGGTGTTCCTCGCGAAGGACGTGTGGTTCCTTATTTGACAGTACGTGTTTGGCGGCCTTTGGGTCCTGACCGCATGGAAATATGGTCGTGGTTATTTGTCGAAAAAGATGCCCCCGAAGAATTCAAAAAAGACAGCTATAAAAGCTATGTTTTGACATTTGGAACGTCTGGAACGCTGGAGCAAGACGATGCTGAAAACTGGTCGAGCATCACCAAAGTGTCCAAAGGCATGTTGGCCAAACGCACACCGCTGAACTATTCGATGGGGTTAAAGAAATTCCAACCCCTTTCGGACTGGCCAGGACCTGGTACAGCCTATCCCATCGACTACACGGAGTATGCTCAGCGTCACTGGTGGAAGCTTTATTTTGAGAAAATGATTAAAGAGTAA